In the Advenella kashmirensis WT001 genome, one interval contains:
- a CDS encoding acetone carboxylase subunit gamma, producing the protein MSVYTKEQVRNLVDGKLDWDTTLRMLQMPKDKERFEMYRDVLQAKMSWKDEIILPLGPHLHIVRSAKTGEWITKCECGHEFCAYDKNWKLEASIFVRDTPEAMEEVYPLLMAPDTQWQVYREYYCPDCGVMLDVEAPTPWYPVIHDFSPDIEAFYKDWLGLPVPKKGK; encoded by the coding sequence ATGTCAGTTTATACAAAGGAACAGGTCAGAAATCTGGTTGACGGCAAACTCGATTGGGATACGACCTTGCGCATGTTGCAAATGCCTAAGGACAAGGAGCGTTTTGAAATGTATCGTGATGTCCTGCAGGCTAAAATGTCATGGAAGGACGAAATCATTTTGCCGCTGGGGCCACATCTTCATATCGTGCGCTCGGCGAAAACCGGCGAGTGGATCACCAAATGTGAGTGCGGACATGAGTTTTGTGCCTATGACAAAAACTGGAAACTGGAGGCGAGCATTTTTGTGCGCGATACGCCTGAAGCAATGGAGGAAGTCTATCCATTGCTCATGGCGCCCGACACGCAGTGGCAGGTGTATCGGGAGTACTATTGTCCTGATTGTGGCGTAATGCTGGATGTAGAAGCGCCCACGCCATGGTATCCCGTGATTCACGATTTTTCGCCGGATATTGAGGCTTTCTATAAAGACTGGTTGGGTCTTCCTGTACCTAAAAAAGGGAAGTAA
- a CDS encoding GntP family permease: protein MYLVAILAILIALIVLATTKLKLHPFLALLAAAFIGGFMYQVPLLDIVKHITTGFGGIMGSIGIVIVLGTIIGVILEKTGAAITMADSIIKLLGNRFPTLTMSVIGYLVSIPVFCDSGYVILNSLKEAIAKRMNVSLIAMSVALATGLYATHTFVPPTPGPIAAAGNLGLGDNLGLVILVGLVVSAVTALAGLLWANIFLKKDIELEEPVVPVGPNQGLMKTREEYGVLPSAAQAFTPIFLPIILICIGSIVAFPSKPFGEGTFASILLFLGHPVVALLAGMIAAMFLLKGTGKRQQFHDYVAEGLTSAAPILLITGAGGAFGAILKVTPLGDYIGTTLSAMGIGLFMPFIVSAALKTAQGSTTVALVTTSALVAPMLGQLGLDSEMGRVLTVMAIGAGGMTVSHANDSFFWVVTQFSRMRVSTAYYAQTMATLIQGVVGMLTVWLLSLVLL from the coding sequence ATGTACCTGGTCGCCATTCTTGCCATATTGATCGCGCTGATCGTACTGGCAACAACCAAACTCAAACTTCATCCGTTTCTGGCTTTGCTCGCAGCGGCTTTTATCGGCGGCTTCATGTATCAGGTGCCGCTGCTGGATATTGTCAAACACATCACCACCGGCTTCGGTGGCATCATGGGCAGTATCGGGATTGTGATTGTATTGGGCACCATCATTGGTGTCATTCTGGAGAAAACAGGCGCCGCCATTACCATGGCAGACAGCATTATCAAGCTGCTGGGAAATCGCTTCCCTACGCTTACCATGTCTGTTATTGGCTATCTGGTATCCATCCCCGTGTTTTGTGATTCTGGCTATGTGATTCTCAATTCGCTGAAGGAAGCCATTGCAAAACGCATGAATGTCTCGCTGATCGCCATGAGCGTCGCGCTGGCAACCGGCCTGTATGCAACCCATACTTTTGTGCCGCCAACCCCGGGACCGATTGCCGCCGCCGGCAATCTGGGGCTGGGCGACAACCTGGGCCTGGTCATTCTGGTTGGTCTGGTCGTATCTGCGGTGACGGCGCTCGCTGGTTTGCTCTGGGCCAATATTTTCCTGAAAAAGGACATTGAACTGGAAGAGCCTGTGGTGCCTGTCGGCCCGAATCAGGGCTTGATGAAGACCCGTGAAGAATATGGCGTGCTGCCCAGCGCAGCCCAGGCCTTTACGCCCATTTTCCTGCCTATCATCCTGATCTGCATTGGCTCGATCGTCGCCTTCCCCAGCAAGCCGTTTGGTGAAGGTACCTTTGCCAGCATCCTGCTGTTCCTGGGGCATCCTGTCGTTGCGCTACTCGCGGGCATGATCGCTGCCATGTTCCTGCTCAAGGGTACGGGCAAACGCCAGCAGTTTCATGACTATGTGGCCGAAGGACTCACTTCTGCGGCACCGATTCTGCTGATCACCGGTGCGGGCGGTGCTTTTGGCGCAATTCTGAAAGTAACGCCGCTGGGTGATTACATTGGCACGACCCTGTCGGCCATGGGAATCGGGTTGTTTATGCCCTTCATCGTATCGGCAGCGCTCAAAACCGCCCAGGGCTCGACCACTGTCGCGCTGGTCACGACCTCTGCGCTGGTCGCGCCGATGCTCGGTCAATTAGGTCTGGATAGCGAAATGGGACGTGTCCTGACAGTAATGGCCATTGGTGCGGGCGGGATGACCGTCTCTCATGCCAACGACAGTTTCTTCTGGGTGGTTACCCAGTTTAGCCGCATGCGCGTCTCAACCGCCTATTATGCACAGACCATGGCCACGCTGATTCAGGGCGTGGTCGGGATGCTCACGGTATGGTTGCTCAGCCTGGTGTTGTTGTAA
- a CDS encoding DMT family transporter, which translates to MTESTKNENVGQLQLIAGMAMSGTIGLFVVWSGQNPFNVGFWRCLIGGLCLLLFCFAKGYLKLSHVSRLQWVLLAVSGVVLVLNWAALFASYLHAGIGVGTVIYNTQPFFLLLAGPLIFGERITLKQVLLAMLAFGGVILIVLPALLGVEVDLLFLQGAGFALLAAMLYSGVTIVTKKLAGIKPHVVAMCQLGVGLVFLAPIMAFDQMPQTSMQWLYVVVMGVFHTFLMYILIYSAYQSLPVGKIAILSYVYPVVAVIADYFAFGHEVGGWQWLGIVMIIAAGLANARNSGRRVQSPDMLQKNLQAGHGELAGDAVINSPVRTQSQ; encoded by the coding sequence ATGACAGAGAGTACAAAAAACGAAAACGTAGGCCAGCTTCAGCTGATTGCGGGCATGGCTATGTCGGGCACCATTGGGCTGTTCGTAGTCTGGTCGGGGCAGAATCCCTTTAATGTCGGGTTCTGGCGCTGCCTGATTGGCGGGTTGTGCTTGTTGCTGTTTTGTTTTGCCAAGGGATATCTGAAGCTGTCGCACGTATCAAGATTGCAATGGGTATTGCTTGCCGTCAGCGGCGTGGTGCTGGTGCTGAACTGGGCAGCGCTGTTCGCTTCCTATCTGCACGCGGGTATCGGCGTTGGCACGGTGATCTACAATACGCAGCCGTTTTTTCTGTTGCTGGCCGGCCCGCTGATATTCGGAGAGCGCATCACGCTTAAACAGGTGCTGCTGGCGATGCTGGCCTTTGGCGGCGTGATACTGATTGTGCTGCCCGCTCTGCTTGGAGTAGAAGTGGATCTGCTGTTTCTACAGGGCGCCGGCTTTGCCTTGCTTGCCGCCATGCTTTATTCGGGCGTGACCATTGTTACCAAAAAGCTGGCCGGTATCAAACCTCATGTTGTAGCGATGTGTCAGCTGGGCGTGGGGCTTGTTTTCCTGGCGCCGATCATGGCATTTGACCAGATGCCACAGACATCAATGCAATGGCTGTATGTCGTTGTCATGGGGGTGTTTCATACCTTCCTGATGTATATCCTGATCTACTCTGCATATCAATCATTGCCGGTGGGAAAAATTGCGATTCTGTCTTATGTTTATCCGGTCGTCGCGGTGATTGCAGATTATTTTGCGTTTGGCCATGAAGTGGGGGGCTGGCAATGGCTGGGCATTGTCATGATTATTGCTGCGGGCTTAGCCAATGCGCGCAATTCGGGAAGACGGGTGCAATCGCCGGACATGTTGCAGAAGAATCTGCAAGCCGGGCATGGCGAGCTTGCCGGCGATGCGGTTATAAATAGTCCGGTGCGAACACAATCGCAATAA